The Bacteroidales bacterium genome contains a region encoding:
- a CDS encoding ABC transporter ATP-binding protein, with product MVSVEVKNITKSYEKVQALHETSFSVSKGELFGIIGPDGAGKTTLFRILTTLLKPDNGSATVEGFDVVKEYKQIRNIVGYMPGKFSLYQDLSVKENLEFFATIFGTTIEENYHLVKDIYSQIEPFKDRLAGKLSGGMKQKLALSCAMIHKPDVLFLDEPTTGVDAVSRKEFWEMLMRLKNVGITILVSTPYMDEASLCDRVALIQDGRILSIEKPDNIIKSFNKKLFSVKADNIYKLLKTLEKSSDLETVYPFGEFLHAIFNDGLNENEFAKQLISEGFQNVVVQKTEPTIEDCFMDLMRKKEEKNN from the coding sequence GTGGTCTCAGTTGAAGTAAAAAATATAACCAAATCTTACGAAAAAGTTCAGGCTTTGCATGAAACATCTTTTTCTGTTTCAAAAGGTGAATTGTTTGGAATCATTGGTCCTGATGGTGCCGGCAAAACCACGCTATTCCGCATTCTTACAACATTACTTAAACCAGATAATGGTTCGGCAACTGTTGAAGGTTTTGATGTTGTTAAGGAATATAAACAAATAAGGAATATTGTTGGCTATATGCCCGGTAAATTCTCGTTGTACCAGGATTTGTCGGTAAAAGAAAATCTTGAATTCTTTGCAACTATTTTCGGAACAACTATTGAAGAAAACTATCACCTGGTAAAAGATATTTACAGTCAGATTGAGCCTTTTAAGGACAGGCTTGCAGGAAAATTATCCGGTGGTATGAAACAAAAACTGGCATTGTCGTGCGCCATGATTCACAAGCCCGACGTGCTTTTCCTTGATGAACCTACAACCGGCGTTGATGCTGTTTCACGAAAAGAATTTTGGGAAATGCTGATGCGACTAAAGAATGTGGGGATCACCATTTTGGTTTCAACTCCTTATATGGATGAGGCAAGCTTGTGTGACCGTGTTGCTCTTATTCAGGATGGACGTATACTTTCAATTGAAAAACCAGATAATATCATAAAATCATTTAATAAGAAATTGTTTTCGGTTAAAGCGGATAATATTTATAAGCTCCTTAAAACACTGGAAAAATCAAGTGATTTAGAAACTGTTTATCCGTTTGGAGAATTTTTACATGCAATTTTTAATGATGGATTGAACGAAAATGAATTCGCAAAACAATTGATTTCAGAAGGATTTCAAAATGTTGTTGTTCAAAAAACCGAACCTACTATTGAAGATTGTTTTATGGATTTGATGAGGAAGAAAGAAGAAAAAAATAATTAA
- a CDS encoding HlyD family efflux transporter periplasmic adaptor subunit, producing the protein MKTHIILFSAIILLAACNGGSDKSDAYGTFESTEVTISSESAGKILWLKVDEGQALKSGDTVALIDTVQLALKREALIAQRKAASNKADYITAQIKVIEEQKKTSEVEKNRLEKLFKDGAATQQQIDNINGVIAVYEKQMSSIETQNEPVLNELEAYDKQIAQLTDQIKRSYIINPIEGTVLTKYSEANEVVIQGKALYKIADLDYIYLRVYVSGAQLPNLKLEQKVKVLVDKNEKDLKEYEGIVSWISSSAEFTPKIIQTKEERVNLVYAVKVKVKNDGTLKIGMPGEVKF; encoded by the coding sequence ATGAAAACACATATAATTCTTTTTTCGGCAATTATTTTACTGGCAGCATGTAACGGCGGCAGCGATAAGTCGGATGCTTACGGAACGTTCGAATCGACTGAAGTTACCATATCTTCAGAAAGTGCGGGAAAAATTCTTTGGCTAAAAGTTGATGAAGGACAGGCGCTGAAATCGGGCGATACTGTGGCTTTGATAGATACCGTTCAACTAGCACTAAAGCGCGAAGCATTGATTGCTCAACGTAAGGCAGCTTCAAATAAAGCTGATTATATTACTGCTCAGATAAAAGTTATTGAAGAACAGAAAAAAACTTCTGAAGTTGAAAAAAACAGATTGGAGAAATTGTTTAAAGATGGCGCTGCTACTCAGCAACAGATTGACAACATTAATGGAGTGATTGCTGTTTATGAAAAACAAATGTCATCAATTGAAACGCAGAACGAGCCTGTACTTAATGAACTTGAGGCATATGATAAACAAATAGCCCAACTGACCGATCAAATTAAACGTTCATATATTATTAATCCTATTGAAGGAACTGTTCTTACAAAATATTCTGAAGCTAACGAGGTTGTAATTCAGGGAAAAGCATTATATAAAATAGCCGATCTGGATTATATTTATTTGCGGGTTTATGTAAGCGGTGCACAATTACCGAATTTGAAACTGGAACAAAAAGTTAAAGTGCTGGTTGATAAAAATGAAAAAGATCTAAAAGAATATGAAGGCATAGTCAGTTGGATTTCTTCATCAGCTGAGTTCACACCGAAAATCATCCAAACAAAAGAAGAACGTGTAAATCTGGTTTATGCCGTAAAAGTGAAAGTTAAGAATGACGGTACTTTGAAGATTGGAATGCCGGGAGAGGTGAAATTTTAA
- a CDS encoding TolC family protein, whose protein sequence is MKKYILLLFLLMIMLVSTALNQQVFSQTDTLTLDFCQQKALENYPLLKQKNLLNNASEINLSDNAKAYLPQIALNGQATYQSETTELPIKIPNVEIPSLYKDAYKATLDVTQVIYDGGLVSAKNKLEKASIQADLQSVESELYKLKDKVNTIYFSIITLQENKKLLKISKKDVQNKLAKIESGVKNGVVLESNALVLKAEIIKIDQQISEIDYSISSGYKMLGDYLNITIPDSAKLKLPEASVISTNYDNKRPEVKVFELQEQKLDISKSLLDCKLMPKVAAFGQLGYGRPGLNMLSNTFDAFYMLGAKVSWTLWDWNETKNDKKIIDIQKQVLETQKETFNQGIKILLEKYIADIAKYENMIESDNDIISIREKVVKTAESQLENGTITSTEYLTEMNNLLQSKINLQSHKILLAKTKVDYLTLKGNF, encoded by the coding sequence ATGAAAAAATATATTTTGCTTTTGTTTTTATTAATGATAATGCTGGTTTCGACTGCGCTCAACCAGCAGGTGTTTTCACAAACTGATACGCTGACTCTTGATTTTTGTCAGCAGAAAGCGCTGGAAAATTATCCGTTATTAAAACAAAAAAATTTATTAAATAATGCAAGCGAAATAAATCTTTCGGATAATGCGAAAGCATATCTTCCGCAAATTGCATTGAACGGACAAGCTACTTATCAATCGGAAACCACCGAGCTACCTATAAAAATTCCGAATGTTGAGATTCCATCATTGTACAAAGATGCTTATAAAGCAACACTTGATGTTACTCAGGTTATTTATGACGGCGGACTGGTTTCGGCAAAGAATAAACTCGAAAAAGCCAGTATTCAGGCCGATTTGCAAAGTGTTGAATCGGAATTGTACAAACTGAAAGATAAAGTAAACACTATTTATTTTTCAATAATTACACTTCAGGAAAATAAGAAGTTGTTGAAAATTTCAAAAAAAGATGTTCAGAATAAACTTGCTAAAATTGAATCTGGAGTGAAGAACGGTGTTGTTCTTGAGAGCAATGCACTTGTTCTGAAAGCTGAAATTATTAAAATCGATCAGCAAATTTCTGAAATTGATTATAGCATTTCTTCCGGTTATAAAATGCTTGGGGATTATCTGAACATCACCATTCCGGATAGTGCAAAATTAAAACTTCCTGAAGCATCTGTTATTTCTACAAATTATGATAATAAGAGACCCGAAGTAAAAGTTTTTGAATTGCAAGAACAAAAACTTGATATTTCAAAATCGTTACTCGATTGCAAACTTATGCCGAAAGTTGCGGCATTTGGGCAATTAGGATATGGTCGTCCGGGATTGAATATGCTTTCAAATACATTTGATGCTTTTTATATGCTTGGTGCAAAAGTATCGTGGACACTTTGGGATTGGAACGAAACGAAGAATGATAAAAAAATAATAGATATTCAAAAGCAAGTCCTCGAAACACAGAAGGAAACTTTTAACCAGGGGATAAAAATTCTTCTGGAAAAATATATTGCAGACATTGCAAAATATGAAAACATGATAGAGAGTGATAATGACATCATCAGCATTCGCGAAAAAGTTGTGAAAACTGCCGAATCGCAACTTGAAAACGGAACAATAACATCAACGGAATATCTTACAGAAATGAACAATCTATTACAATCGAAAATAAATTTACAGTCACATAAAATTCTATTAGCTAAAACAAAAGTTGATTATTTGACATTGAAAGGAAACTTTTAA
- a CDS encoding TetR/AcrR family transcriptional regulator encodes MNTSDKSTEKIILEAAKKVFLLKGFDGARMQEIADEAKMNKALLHYYFRSKDKLFDAISKEAFEQFFPRVAEIVNNEKTIFEKIESFVDIYITMLLQNPHLPVFVLHEVNRNPERFIKIIKHSGVNPEYFGMMIQKEVEKGNIRPVNPIHLLINILGMCIFPFIGKPILQGFIFNNDSNAYQQFISERKEEVKRFVINSIKK; translated from the coding sequence ATGAATACCAGCGATAAAAGTACGGAAAAAATAATTCTTGAAGCAGCAAAGAAAGTTTTTTTATTGAAAGGTTTTGATGGGGCACGCATGCAGGAGATAGCCGATGAAGCCAAAATGAACAAAGCGTTGCTTCATTATTATTTCAGGAGCAAGGACAAGTTATTCGATGCAATATCAAAAGAGGCATTTGAGCAGTTCTTCCCGCGTGTTGCCGAAATTGTGAATAACGAAAAAACAATTTTTGAAAAGATAGAATCATTCGTTGATATTTATATTACAATGCTTTTACAGAATCCTCATTTGCCGGTATTTGTGCTTCATGAAGTAAACCGTAATCCGGAACGGTTTATAAAGATTATTAAACATTCTGGAGTTAATCCGGAGTATTTTGGAATGATGATTCAAAAAGAAGTTGAGAAAGGCAACATTCGTCCTGTAAATCCTATTCATTTACTTATTAATATTCTTGGGATGTGTATATTTCCATTTATTGGAAAGCCTATACTTCAGGGATTTATTTTTAATAACGATAGCAATGCATATCAACAATTTATTTCGGAAAGAAAAGAAGAAGTGAAAAGATTTGTAATTAATTCCATTAAAAAATGA
- a CDS encoding AAA family ATPase yields MIKRAYNLSEHLKEGKVLVIYGARRVGKTTIVRNYLEQSNLKFKADVGDDMRIRRLFESLDLKLLKEYAEGYELIFIDEAQQIPKVGNSLKLLIDNIPGLKIIATGSSSFELSGMIGEPLTGRKNTLLLFSFSHSELSNYFSKYDLRQQIEDFLIYGCYPEVVLSKSRQEKISCIEELVNSYLLKDILTLDKIKSPVTLSNLLKLLAFQIGSPVSLNELSTKLHIDIKTVGRYLDLLEKSFVIKKINGYSNNLRDEVTSKCKYYFLDNGIRNGVISLFNKIEDRNDIGQLWENFMVSERIKKITYDELLPVQYHFWRNYSGKETDWIEIIDGKMTAYEFKWKAEKSRQKQAFTKIYTDVNYHVVNSENYLDFLL; encoded by the coding sequence ATGATAAAAAGAGCTTATAATCTTTCGGAACACCTAAAAGAAGGTAAAGTTCTGGTAATATATGGTGCACGCCGCGTAGGAAAAACTACAATTGTACGCAATTATCTCGAGCAAAGTAATCTTAAATTCAAAGCTGATGTTGGTGATGATATGAGAATTAGAAGATTGTTTGAATCTCTTGATTTGAAATTACTGAAAGAATATGCTGAAGGTTATGAACTTATCTTTATCGATGAGGCCCAACAAATACCCAAGGTAGGAAATTCACTAAAATTGCTTATTGATAACATTCCTGGATTAAAAATAATTGCAACAGGTTCGTCTTCTTTTGAACTTTCAGGAATGATTGGAGAACCACTAACAGGCAGAAAAAATACACTTTTATTATTTTCATTCTCGCATTCAGAGCTTTCAAATTATTTTTCAAAATATGATTTACGTCAACAAATTGAAGATTTTTTAATTTATGGATGTTATCCGGAAGTTGTTCTTTCAAAAAGCCGACAAGAAAAAATATCCTGTATTGAGGAGTTGGTCAATTCATATCTCTTAAAAGATATTCTTACTTTGGATAAAATAAAATCACCTGTTACTTTATCAAATCTATTAAAATTACTGGCTTTTCAGATTGGGAGTCCTGTATCATTAAATGAGCTTTCAACAAAATTACATATTGATATAAAGACTGTAGGTCGTTATCTTGACTTACTTGAAAAATCATTTGTAATTAAAAAAATAAATGGATATAGTAATAACTTAAGGGATGAAGTTACTTCAAAGTGTAAATATTATTTTCTGGATAACGGAATAAGAAATGGTGTTATAAGTCTTTTCAATAAAATAGAAGACCGAAATGATATCGGGCAGTTATGGGAAAATTTTATGGTTTCAGAACGAATTAAGAAAATAACATACGATGAACTTCTCCCTGTTCAATACCATTTCTGGCGAAATTATAGTGGAAAAGAAACCGATTGGATAGAAATAATTGACGGTAAAATGACTGCTTATGAATTCAAATGGAAAGCAGAAAAATCTAGACAAAAACAAGCATTTACAAAAATATATACAGATGTAAATTATCATGTTGTTAATAGTGAAAATTACCTTGATTTTTTACTATAA
- a CDS encoding 2'-5' RNA ligase family protein — MNSLYFIAITPDDVVSKEVVALKNHMASTYSSKAALTSPPHITLYPPFKMDSIKENELINTLTDFVKGKVLFSFNLKSFGCFKPRVIFINPEPSKELNLLHQKLIIHLKEKINLYDSQNERPYHPHMTIATRDLQKEYFFKAWDEFQNKKFNATFNVDSIVLLKHNGKNWLIYKIFRLL, encoded by the coding sequence ATGAACTCCCTTTATTTCATAGCCATAACCCCTGATGACGTAGTTTCTAAAGAAGTTGTTGCATTGAAAAATCATATGGCTTCAACCTATTCTTCTAAGGCTGCGCTTACTTCGCCTCCACACATTACTTTGTATCCACCATTTAAAATGGATTCAATTAAAGAAAACGAACTTATTAATACATTGACTGATTTTGTTAAAGGGAAAGTTCTCTTTTCTTTTAATTTGAAGAGTTTCGGATGTTTTAAACCAAGAGTCATTTTTATCAATCCCGAACCAAGTAAAGAATTGAATTTATTACACCAAAAACTCATAATTCATTTAAAAGAAAAAATAAATCTTTACGATTCACAAAACGAACGCCCTTATCATCCTCATATGACCATTGCCACACGCGACTTACAGAAAGAATATTTCTTCAAAGCATGGGATGAATTTCAAAATAAAAAATTCAATGCAACATTTAATGTCGATTCAATCGTTTTGTTAAAACACAATGGTAAAAATTGGCTTATCTATAAAATCTTCAGACTTTTATAA
- a CDS encoding 4Fe-4S dicluster domain-containing protein: protein MGELYNKLQEDIRFQEGIKACINCGTCTAICPAAEFYNYDPRMIADTVQSKDDDEILALLKGEQIWYCGECMSCKTRCPRGNTPGLIICALRSLSQDLGYFTESEKGRQQLAIKRTVGQWTLDYGYCLYLEGVTTSNHPEQGPIWDWKQKNWRKVFDRLGANYKGEGPGILRKIPEEALDELRKIFEVSGGNERFRKIEEFSKKKAEELNMKFDETNENEYFNHVFSHNSNKHFRED from the coding sequence ATGGGAGAATTATATAATAAATTACAGGAAGATATCCGGTTTCAGGAAGGGATAAAAGCTTGTATCAATTGCGGCACATGTACTGCAATTTGTCCGGCTGCAGAATTTTACAATTACGACCCCAGAATGATCGCTGATACCGTTCAAAGCAAAGACGATGATGAAATTCTTGCTTTGCTAAAAGGTGAACAAATTTGGTATTGCGGCGAATGTATGTCGTGCAAAACCCGCTGTCCGCGTGGCAATACGCCCGGACTGATTATTTGCGCACTTCGTTCGCTTTCACAAGACTTAGGATATTTCACCGAATCGGAAAAAGGACGTCAACAATTGGCAATAAAAAGAACTGTCGGTCAATGGACCCTTGACTATGGATATTGTCTTTATCTTGAAGGAGTAACTACAAGCAACCATCCGGAACAAGGACCAATATGGGACTGGAAACAAAAAAACTGGAGAAAAGTTTTCGACAGACTTGGCGCTAATTATAAAGGCGAAGGTCCCGGCATTCTTCGTAAAATACCAGAAGAAGCACTCGATGAACTTCGTAAGATATTCGAAGTGAGTGGTGGTAATGAACGTTTCCGGAAAATTGAAGAATTCTCAAAAAAGAAAGCCGAAGAACTTAACATGAAGTTTGACGAAACAAATGAAAACGAATATTTTAATCATGTTTTTTCACACAACAGCAATAAACACTTTCGTGAAGATTAA
- a CDS encoding heterodisulfide reductase-related iron-sulfur binding cluster → MKTEGKSAIWKDYQKEIADDKYFYVRSCVRQNFFPGAEQTFLRIMRDELGKDVYEHPCHTTCTGIGYHADVVPFDTAMTVVARQFALMTESGYENLVPSCITSFGLYTEILETWHHSPETEERVRGYLKKATGREFKIPKNLAHASDVIFKFRKEIAQKAKYKLINKNTGEPLKVVEHIGCHYAKMFPHVGVGGAEYPYVLVGMIEDWGGQIVDYPERRHCCGFGFRQYLVQANRGYSVACSHKKFESMEPYKPDMIITNCPGCPMFLDKWQYTIAEMEGKTYGQDGQGIPVFTFEEVAGMVLGYDPWDIGLQVHQVSCEPILDKIGIPYDPSKKYSDKSGTFLGIPEKPVNLKTY, encoded by the coding sequence ATGAAAACAGAAGGAAAAAGTGCTATCTGGAAAGACTATCAGAAAGAAATTGCTGATGACAAATATTTTTATGTAAGAAGCTGTGTTCGCCAGAATTTTTTCCCTGGAGCTGAACAAACGTTTCTTCGCATCATGCGTGATGAGCTTGGTAAAGATGTTTACGAACATCCATGCCATACAACCTGTACAGGCATTGGCTATCATGCCGATGTAGTTCCTTTCGACACTGCAATGACCGTTGTTGCACGACAGTTTGCTTTGATGACCGAATCGGGTTATGAAAACCTGGTTCCTTCATGTATTACTTCTTTCGGGCTTTATACCGAAATTCTCGAAACATGGCATCACTCACCCGAAACAGAAGAAAGAGTAAGAGGCTACCTGAAAAAAGCTACTGGACGAGAGTTTAAGATTCCAAAGAATCTGGCTCATGCGAGCGATGTGATTTTTAAATTCCGCAAAGAAATTGCACAGAAAGCAAAATACAAATTGATCAATAAAAATACCGGTGAACCTTTAAAGGTAGTTGAACACATTGGATGCCACTATGCCAAAATGTTTCCACATGTAGGTGTTGGTGGTGCTGAATATCCTTATGTTTTAGTTGGAATGATTGAAGACTGGGGCGGACAAATTGTTGATTATCCTGAACGTCGCCATTGCTGCGGGTTTGGATTCAGGCAGTATCTGGTTCAGGCTAACAGGGGTTATTCTGTAGCTTGTTCTCATAAGAAATTTGAATCAATGGAACCGTATAAACCCGATATGATCATTACCAATTGCCCGGGTTGCCCTATGTTCCTTGATAAATGGCAATATACCATTGCCGAAATGGAAGGAAAAACTTATGGTCAGGATGGACAGGGAATTCCAGTGTTTACTTTTGAAGAAGTTGCAGGAATGGTTCTGGGCTACGACCCATGGGATATAGGATTACAGGTTCACCAGGTTTCATGCGAGCCTATTCTTGATAAAATAGGAATACCTTATGACCCTTCAAAAAAATATTCTGATAAAAGTGGAACATTCCTTGGAATTCCAGAAAAACCAGTAAATCTGAAGACATATTAA
- a CDS encoding four helix bundle protein, producing MIEIKKYNSIIEDTSRVEEVLEKYNEQKDFTTLEAWKKVRLIKLFFYQKVIPCLPPEEKHNLDFQIRKACISGTANISEGYGRYHYQEGIQFYRISRGSLYELKDHLISCYDLCYINKQVFEEGIKLIEDAKITLNGYIKFVESQKKLK from the coding sequence ATGATTGAGATAAAAAAATATAATTCTATTATTGAAGATACTTCAAGAGTTGAAGAGGTTCTTGAAAAATATAATGAACAAAAGGATTTCACCACTCTCGAAGCATGGAAAAAAGTAAGATTAATAAAATTATTTTTCTATCAAAAAGTTATTCCTTGTCTTCCGCCTGAAGAAAAACATAATCTGGATTTTCAAATTCGTAAAGCTTGTATTAGCGGAACAGCAAATATTTCTGAAGGTTATGGCCGTTATCATTATCAGGAAGGAATTCAGTTTTATCGTATTTCAAGAGGGTCTCTTTACGAATTAAAAGATCATCTGATTTCTTGTTATGATTTATGTTATATCAATAAACAAGTATTTGAAGAAGGAATTAAATTAATAGAAGATGCAAAAATTACATTAAACGGATATATCAAATTTGTTGAATCTCAAAAAAAGTTAAAATGA
- a CDS encoding FAD-dependent oxidoreductase, with product MKKRVTIIGGGIAGMETATYLASMGYETTLLEKSNEIGGHLLNWEKLFPTMRLGKDVVNFIDRGIELSKTNVIKNADIIDAKKAGNIFSVKLSDGRTFESDAVVVATGYDLFDARKKEEYGYGIYDNVITSAELEILLTKEKHVLTPTGKVPKRVGFVHCVGSRDEKVGNVYCSKVCCVTAVKQSIEIKEKNPDAEVFCFYMDMRMFGMHFESLYKQAQEKSGVNFIRGRLSEACENMDGSILVKVEDTLAGKPLRMSIDLLVLMVGMVPSEGTKKIGNMLGLNFGANGFLKSQDQHSLSVVSNVPGVFFTGCCVSPRTINNVFADSRSAAIMTASYIEGYPIEKRIAELK from the coding sequence ATGAAAAAACGAGTAACAATAATAGGCGGAGGTATCGCGGGCATGGAGACTGCTACCTACCTGGCTTCCATGGGATATGAAACAACTTTGCTTGAAAAAAGTAATGAAATAGGTGGTCATCTGCTGAACTGGGAAAAACTTTTTCCAACAATGCGCTTAGGTAAAGATGTTGTAAATTTTATCGATAGAGGTATTGAACTTTCAAAAACCAATGTGATTAAAAATGCGGATATTATAGATGCTAAAAAAGCCGGAAATATTTTTTCAGTAAAACTTTCTGATGGAAGAACATTTGAATCGGATGCAGTTGTTGTTGCTACCGGTTACGATTTATTCGATGCAAGAAAAAAAGAGGAATACGGTTACGGAATTTATGATAACGTAATTACTTCAGCCGAACTTGAAATTCTTTTAACAAAAGAAAAACATGTTCTTACCCCTACCGGAAAAGTTCCTAAAAGAGTGGGTTTTGTTCATTGTGTAGGTTCGCGCGACGAAAAAGTAGGAAATGTTTATTGTTCAAAAGTTTGTTGTGTTACAGCAGTTAAACAATCTATCGAAATAAAAGAAAAAAATCCTGATGCAGAAGTGTTCTGTTTTTACATGGATATGCGAATGTTCGGAATGCATTTCGAATCGCTGTATAAACAGGCACAGGAAAAATCAGGAGTGAATTTTATTCGTGGCCGACTATCGGAGGCCTGCGAAAACATGGATGGCTCAATACTTGTAAAAGTTGAAGACACACTTGCCGGAAAGCCACTAAGAATGAGTATTGACTTGCTTGTTCTTATGGTAGGAATGGTTCCTTCAGAAGGAACAAAAAAAATTGGTAATATGCTTGGGTTGAATTTTGGCGCAAACGGTTTCCTGAAAAGCCAGGATCAGCATAGTTTATCTGTAGTATCAAATGTTCCCGGTGTGTTTTTTACTGGCTGTTGTGTTTCGCCACGTACCATCAACAATGTATTTGCCGATTCGCGCTCTGCTGCAATTATGACTGCCAGCTATATAGAAGGTTATCCCATTGAAAAAAGAATTGCAGAGTTAAAATAA
- a CDS encoding 4Fe-4S dicluster domain-containing protein: MKNFGYTINKDRQIDFDKTDKRISEYVREHEPSFNICIACGTCTATCSSGNFTELSLRKIITLVKRGDTKGIQAEISKCMLCGKCFLACPRGVNTRNVIIKISQALEKYNI; encoded by the coding sequence ATGAAAAATTTCGGATATACTATAAATAAAGACAGGCAAATCGATTTCGATAAAACCGATAAACGAATTTCCGAATATGTTCGCGAACACGAACCTTCTTTTAATATTTGTATTGCCTGCGGAACCTGTACTGCTACATGTAGTTCAGGAAATTTTACTGAGTTAAGCCTGCGAAAAATAATCACCCTTGTCAAACGTGGCGACACAAAAGGAATACAAGCCGAAATTTCAAAATGTATGCTTTGTGGAAAATGTTTTTTGGCTTGCCCGCGTGGTGTAAATACCCGAAATGTAATTATTAAAATTAGTCAGGCTCTAGAAAAATATAATATATGA